The DNA region TGTTTTTCCCCCACGATTCCAGAAGGTTTTTGTCATAACCATTATTGCGCGCATACTCCAAAGGTTTTGTAATGAAAGTAATGTTGGCGGTAAATTGATGGAAATCCATAGTCTGCGATAAATTATTGCTGTGCTTGCGCCACACTCCGGCTATACGTTCACTTAATATTACATTTCCGTGCAGAACCAGCCGCAACAAAGATTCCCAGTCGGTACTGGAAATATCAACATCATAAAATCCTATACGGCAAGCTGTTTGCCGATGATATAAACTCGTAAGATGAGGAATTTTATACCGCTGCCAATTTAAAAACAGGTTTATCCCTTCCAGACAAACCTGCTCTTTTACAAGACGATGTATATGCGGAAAATGAAAGCCCTTTTGCCAGACACTTTTTACACCTGCTGTAAAAAGAACAACGTTTTCATAAAAGCGTATCTGCCGCAGGGCGAAGGAGATATAACTTTCATCTGTCAGATAATCGTCGCCGTCCAGATTTAAAACCCATTCGCCATTTGCCAGCTCATATAAGGAACGCCTGTAATTTGCCGTCTTGCCCAGATTTGTTTTGTTTCTGTAATATCTCAGCCGCCTATCACCAGCAAACTTCTTCACAACCTCCGACGTACTGTCAGAAGAACAATCATCCGCGACAATAACTTCTAACTTAGCATAATCCTGCCGAAGTGCACTTCTGACAGCATCTTCCAGATAAGCAGCCTGATTATAAGTCGGAATTATAATAGTAACCAGTGGTGAAGCCATAAGTTTTCATCTCCGCTTACTGAAAATAATTCTTCTGAATGTAGATTTTACTCCTGCAGGCAATATCCGTGAAAATAATTGACGCACCTGAATTATGATCTTAAAAACAAGGATATCCAATTCATTAACATCA from Deltaproteobacteria bacterium HGW-Deltaproteobacteria-2 includes:
- a CDS encoding glycosyltransferase family 2 protein, with translation MASPLVTIIIPTYNQAAYLEDAVRSALRQDYAKLEVIVADDCSSDSTSEVVKKFAGDRRLRYYRNKTNLGKTANYRRSLYELANGEWVLNLDGDDYLTDESYISFALRQIRFYENVVLFTAGVKSVWQKGFHFPHIHRLVKEQVCLEGINLFLNWQRYKIPHLTSLYHRQTACRIGFYDVDISSTDWESLLRLVLHGNVILSERIAGVWRKHSNNLSQTMDFHQFTANITFITKPLEYARNNGYDKNLLESWGKNMTGTIIRSQFNEVWINVMRKRSLAEMIQFMQTVKKEKPEFVNNFLQLKNVARFFLYFLLTALTNLNILLKPGK